Proteins encoded in a region of the Mucilaginibacter sabulilitoris genome:
- a CDS encoding metal-dependent transcriptional regulator: MYTLSEENYLKSIYRLGQTGFKITPTAIAESLGNNPASVVDMIRKLTEKQLISYDKKNGVKLTPQGLKDAVLIVRRHRLWEVFLLEKLGYHWDEIHDIAEELEHINNATLADRLDKFLGFPEYDPHGDPIPKANGKVPKSYSVTLTDLKAGDTCRVAAVRDTNSPFLQYLQKLEIGIGTQIQLIEKIPFDNSLVIRIGDKENTTVSQKFGENILVD, from the coding sequence ATGTACACATTATCAGAAGAGAATTACTTAAAATCCATTTACCGGCTTGGGCAAACCGGTTTTAAAATAACGCCAACAGCTATTGCTGAATCGTTGGGGAACAACCCGGCATCGGTGGTGGATATGATACGCAAGCTCACCGAGAAACAGCTGATCTCATACGATAAAAAGAATGGGGTAAAGCTTACACCACAGGGCTTAAAGGATGCTGTACTAATTGTGCGCCGCCACCGGCTTTGGGAGGTTTTTTTACTGGAAAAGCTGGGTTATCATTGGGATGAGATACATGATATAGCCGAGGAGCTTGAACATATTAATAATGCTACACTGGCCGACAGGCTGGATAAGTTTCTGGGTTTCCCGGAATATGACCCTCATGGCGACCCCATACCCAAGGCCAACGGCAAGGTGCCTAAGTCTTACTCGGTAACCTTAACCGACCTTAAGGCGGGAGATACCTGCCGTGTGGCCGCTGTGCGCGATACCAACAGTCCGTTTTTGCAATACCTGCAAAAGCTGGAAATAGGTATAGGTACCCAAATACAGCTTATTGAAAAAATACCGTTCGATAATTCGCTGGTGATCCGGATTGGCGACAAGGAAAATACCACAGTGTCACAAAAATTTGGCGAAAATATCCTGGTGGATTAA
- a CDS encoding S41 family peptidase, protein MMKQGMVINKRYKKIGLFAGIALLAGGAVAFNDDLFQISKNLDVFASVYKEVNINYVDDINSAKLVKTGVDAMLDGLDPYTEFVPESEIEDYKLHYVSTQYGGIGASIFSRSGKVYVSDVFAGFPAQKGDVHPGDQILKINDIDLNGKNNDQVSQLLKGSKGAAIKLFIKRDNIAQPFEKNLIRDEIKQPNVSYFGMVDGNMGYIKLDKFLENSANEVTNALVTLKKSNPNGIILDLRSNGGGILQEAVKIVNLFVQKDVEIVSQKGKIKDKNFTYSTVNTPLEPTLPLVVLVNSHSASASEIVAGSLQDLDRAIIIGQRSYGKGLVQQTFNLPYNSLVKITIAKYYVPSGRCIQALDYTHRKDDGSVVKVADSLIHEFKTKNGRSVYDGSGIYPDIYIKQEKFANITQALVGKLLIFDYATVYHDKHAKIAEPKSFSLSDADYNDFVKYLADKNYSYTTASEKLLNSLKTESTKEKQFTEIQSEYDVLKSKLLASKKNDLQLHKTEVKQVLENEIASRYYYERGRYETNFKYDKELAQAVKTMQDKAQLASILKGEGNYKVIGKPVLAMAAKNTTDKDTTDDEQ, encoded by the coding sequence ATGATGAAACAGGGCATGGTGATCAATAAAAGATACAAAAAGATAGGTTTATTTGCCGGTATTGCCTTACTGGCCGGCGGGGCGGTGGCTTTTAATGATGACCTTTTCCAGATATCAAAAAACCTGGATGTGTTTGCTTCGGTATATAAAGAGGTAAACATTAATTATGTTGATGACATTAACTCGGCTAAGCTGGTAAAAACCGGCGTTGATGCCATGCTCGACGGGCTCGACCCTTATACCGAGTTTGTTCCCGAATCAGAAATTGAAGATTATAAGCTGCATTATGTAAGTACGCAGTACGGCGGTATAGGTGCCAGCATTTTTTCGCGCAGCGGCAAAGTGTACGTTTCTGATGTTTTCGCAGGCTTCCCGGCCCAGAAGGGAGATGTGCACCCGGGCGACCAGATCCTCAAAATAAATGATATAGACCTTAACGGCAAAAATAACGACCAGGTAAGCCAGCTACTTAAAGGCTCAAAAGGTGCTGCCATAAAATTGTTTATCAAACGCGATAACATAGCGCAGCCATTTGAAAAAAACCTGATACGCGATGAAATTAAACAGCCCAATGTATCCTACTTCGGGATGGTTGATGGCAATATGGGCTATATTAAGCTCGATAAATTTCTGGAGAACTCGGCCAACGAGGTTACCAATGCTTTAGTGACCTTAAAAAAGAGCAATCCTAACGGTATTATACTTGATTTGCGGTCAAACGGGGGCGGTATATTGCAAGAGGCGGTAAAAATTGTAAATCTTTTTGTACAAAAAGACGTGGAAATCGTATCGCAAAAAGGGAAGATCAAGGATAAAAATTTTACTTACAGTACCGTAAATACACCGCTTGAACCTACTTTACCCTTAGTTGTACTGGTTAACAGTCACTCCGCTTCGGCATCAGAAATTGTTGCCGGTTCCCTGCAGGACCTTGACCGCGCCATTATTATAGGGCAGCGCAGCTACGGTAAGGGACTGGTACAACAAACATTTAACTTGCCTTATAATAGCCTGGTTAAAATAACCATTGCCAAATATTACGTACCATCGGGCCGCTGCATACAAGCGCTTGACTATACCCATCGTAAGGATGATGGCAGTGTGGTAAAAGTAGCCGACTCGCTGATACATGAGTTTAAAACAAAAAATGGTCGCTCTGTTTACGATGGCAGCGGTATATATCCCGATATTTATATTAAGCAGGAAAAGTTTGCCAACATAACCCAGGCGCTGGTAGGGAAGCTGCTGATATTTGATTATGCAACGGTTTATCACGACAAACATGCTAAAATTGCCGAGCCAAAATCGTTCAGCTTATCAGATGCTGACTACAACGATTTTGTAAAATACCTGGCTGATAAGAACTACAGTTATACCACTGCATCTGAGAAATTGCTGAACAGTCTGAAAACTGAATCGACCAAAGAAAAGCAGTTTACCGAGATCCAGAGCGAGTATGACGTGTTAAAATCAAAACTCCTGGCCAGTAAAAAGAACGACCTGCAACTGCATAAAACCGAAGTAAAACAAGTACTTGAAAATGAAATAGCTTCGCGTTATTATTATGAGCGCGGCCGTTATGAAACTAACTTCAAGTACGATAAAGAGCTTGCCCAGGCCGTAAAAACCATGCAGGATAAAGCCCAGCTTGCGTCTATATTAAAGGGCGAAGGCAATTACAAGGTAATAGGTAAACCTGTACTGGCTATGGCGGCCAAAAATACCACTGACAAAGATACTACCGACGACGAGCAATAG
- a CDS encoding tetratricopeptide repeat protein has translation MKRLLSALLLFALSNTFAQTKTDYQKNGDSLYKNKDYNGAIDAYTKGIGANQKNKVILAILYDKRAQAEIELEQYQKAIDDETAAISANPNNKDAYWNRGIAYGNSKAYQLAINDYTKAMVFYKGDNENLSTLYDNRGINERRLKQYQKAIDDHTQAITLNSKNGDAYWHRGIAYNNNHQYQQAIDDYTTAMFYNQEDVEDLATLYKNRAVNKQLLKQYKEAINDFNTALQLNPKNGDVYWDRGLTYQYNSDYQLAINDFNSAISYYQDDKNSKATLYNNMAVNAMALHQAQKALDYVSKAVEENPQNGYFYWILGSIYSQMGECKKAIEELTKAMGFYKDNKRILASLHSESATNLYILNQNQQVIDECNTAIALYPNNANPYFTRGKVYLKRIVDKEKAMQDFNKVIALDTTKATVSYIFSQFYIGNTDLAMQKLQEQVLKTVSADDVLNHYYNIACMFSIMNKPDEANIYLKKAVESGYFKQFAANDEDFDNIRKTPDYIALMADGNSK, from the coding sequence ATGAAACGACTACTGTCGGCTTTGTTGCTGTTCGCCTTATCAAACACCTTCGCCCAAACAAAAACCGATTACCAAAAGAATGGCGATTCCCTTTACAAAAACAAGGACTATAATGGAGCCATTGATGCTTATACCAAAGGGATCGGCGCCAATCAAAAAAATAAAGTAATACTTGCCATATTGTATGACAAACGTGCCCAGGCTGAGATTGAACTTGAACAATATCAAAAAGCGATAGATGATGAAACTGCGGCGATTTCTGCCAATCCTAATAATAAGGATGCGTATTGGAACCGGGGAATAGCCTACGGAAATAGTAAAGCGTATCAGCTGGCTATTAACGATTATACCAAAGCCATGGTTTTTTATAAGGGTGATAATGAAAACCTGTCTACATTATATGATAACCGTGGAATAAATGAGCGGCGGCTGAAACAATATCAAAAGGCTATTGACGACCATACGCAGGCTATTACATTAAACAGTAAAAATGGCGATGCGTATTGGCATAGGGGCATTGCCTATAATAATAACCATCAATACCAGCAGGCTATTGACGATTATACTACCGCTATGTTCTATAACCAAGAGGATGTTGAAGACCTGGCTACCTTATACAAGAACCGGGCGGTTAATAAGCAGCTTTTAAAACAGTACAAGGAGGCTATCAATGATTTTAACACAGCTCTGCAACTAAACCCTAAAAACGGAGATGTGTATTGGGACAGGGGCCTTACTTACCAATATAACAGTGATTACCAGCTGGCTATTAATGATTTTAACTCGGCTATATCCTATTATCAGGATGACAAAAACAGTAAGGCCACTTTATATAACAACATGGCCGTTAATGCAATGGCCTTGCACCAGGCCCAAAAGGCGCTTGATTATGTAAGTAAAGCCGTTGAGGAGAATCCGCAAAACGGCTACTTTTACTGGATACTCGGCAGTATTTACAGTCAGATGGGTGAATGCAAAAAAGCTATCGAAGAGTTGACCAAAGCCATGGGTTTTTATAAAGACAACAAGAGGATCCTTGCATCACTGCACAGTGAAAGCGCTACTAACCTTTATATACTTAACCAAAATCAGCAGGTAATTGACGAGTGTAATACCGCCATCGCGCTTTACCCCAATAATGCAAACCCATATTTTACAAGAGGGAAGGTCTATCTGAAAAGAATTGTTGATAAAGAAAAGGCCATGCAGGATTTTAACAAGGTAATAGCACTAGATACCACTAAGGCCACGGTGAGTTATATCTTTTCGCAGTTTTATATTGGCAATACCGATTTGGCCATGCAGAAACTACAGGAGCAGGTATTGAAAACTGTTAGTGCCGATGATGTGCTGAACCATTACTATAATATTGCCTGTATGTTTTCCATTATGAATAAACCCGATGAAGCCAACATTTATTTAAAAAAGGCCGTTGAGTCGGGCTACTTTAAACAGTTTGCGGCCAATGATGAAGACTTTGACAACATACGTAAAACACCGGACTACATAGCGCTTATGGCAGACGGCAACTCAAAATAG
- a CDS encoding IS1182 family transposase, translating into MLVQQQKIHFSAFSGLYDLIVPKDNLLRKINDLVDFTFIYDELISKYSITNGRAAESPVRMFKYLLLKTVYTVSDVDVVERSQYDMSFKYFLDMSPEEEVIDPSSLTKFRKLRLKDNDLLNLLIGKTVAIAIEKGVIRSRSIIVDATHSLSRSNPYSALEVLRERSKLLRKAVYAIDEDMKAGMPEKNTADELEKELAYCSALEKHIEADQTLSQIPAVKEKLNLLKETVADTQDHYTLSKDRDAKTGHKSADNSFFGYKTHLAMTEERIITAAVVTSGEKGDGPELPKLLEISQNNGIEVERIIGDSAYSGKENLALMNGQDIKVVAKLNPTITQGFRKEEDKFNYNKDADMFVCPAGHLSIRKSRQGKKNVGTNQTDTYYFDVEKCKICPFREGCYKPGAKTKTYSVSIKSDLHQQQMAFQETTQYKESIKHRYKIEAKNSELKNVHGYDRAIAYGIENMQMQGALAIFTVNLKRIIKLIA; encoded by the coding sequence ATGCTCGTTCAACAACAAAAGATCCATTTTAGCGCGTTTTCGGGCTTATATGACCTGATCGTTCCTAAAGACAATCTTCTGCGGAAGATCAATGACCTGGTAGATTTTACCTTTATCTATGATGAACTGATCAGCAAATACAGCATTACTAACGGCCGGGCAGCAGAAAGCCCTGTACGGATGTTCAAGTATCTGTTGTTGAAAACGGTTTATACGGTTTCAGACGTTGATGTGGTTGAGCGTTCGCAGTATGATATGTCTTTCAAATATTTCCTTGATATGTCGCCTGAAGAAGAAGTTATTGATCCCAGTTCATTAACAAAGTTCAGAAAGCTGCGGCTAAAGGATAATGATCTGTTAAACCTGCTCATTGGTAAAACGGTCGCTATCGCTATTGAAAAAGGGGTCATCCGGTCCAGATCCATCATTGTTGATGCTACGCATTCCCTGTCACGGTCAAACCCATATTCAGCATTGGAAGTATTGCGGGAACGCTCGAAACTGCTCCGCAAAGCGGTATATGCTATCGATGAAGACATGAAGGCCGGTATGCCTGAAAAGAACACAGCCGACGAACTGGAAAAGGAACTGGCTTATTGCAGCGCGCTGGAAAAGCACATCGAAGCTGATCAAACGTTAAGCCAGATACCTGCGGTGAAGGAAAAGCTGAACCTGCTGAAGGAAACGGTAGCGGATACGCAGGATCATTATACATTATCTAAAGACAGGGATGCCAAAACAGGGCATAAATCAGCTGACAACTCATTCTTTGGTTACAAGACCCATCTGGCGATGACCGAAGAACGCATCATTACCGCTGCGGTAGTAACATCAGGTGAAAAAGGTGATGGGCCGGAACTTCCCAAGCTTCTGGAGATCAGTCAGAACAACGGCATTGAAGTAGAAAGGATCATCGGCGATTCGGCTTATTCAGGAAAAGAGAACCTTGCGTTAATGAACGGACAGGATATTAAGGTGGTAGCCAAACTAAACCCAACCATTACCCAGGGGTTTAGAAAAGAAGAAGATAAGTTCAATTATAACAAAGACGCTGATATGTTCGTTTGCCCTGCAGGGCATTTGTCCATACGAAAATCAAGACAGGGAAAAAAGAACGTTGGAACAAATCAGACAGACACGTATTACTTTGATGTTGAAAAATGCAAAATCTGCCCATTTAGGGAGGGTTGCTACAAACCTGGGGCAAAAACCAAGACCTATTCTGTAAGCATAAAGTCAGACCTGCACCAACAACAGATGGCTTTTCAGGAAACGACACAATATAAGGAAAGCATCAAACACAGGTATAAGATCGAAGCCAAAAACAGTGAACTAAAAAACGTTCATGGTTATGACCGGGCGATAGCTTATGGTATCGAAAACATGCAGATGCAGGGCGCATTGGCCATCTTTACTGTCAATCTGAAAAGGATCATCAAGCTGATCGCCTAA
- a CDS encoding TonB-dependent receptor, which yields MRTLFLLFSLLATNTLFAQTGVLKGRVLANNLPLSYASVNVKGTGKGASTNTKGYFEIKNIPAGTYGITITSIGYEAETLSITISADNPVVHDISLKEKPSKLNEVVVTGVSRATQLRSNPVPITVMSKKEIEQHVNNNIIDAVIKGVPGVSAVTTGPNISKPFIRGLGYNRVLTLYDGIRQEGQQWGDEHGIEIDQYGIGRAEVVKGPASLTYGSDALAGVINLIPYIPNGDDGKLNGDVIADYHTNNGMVGTSVGLSYKKNNWKYAFRATAKTAHDYQNKIDGFVYNTGYREFNLSGIARVDKSWGYSQIGATLYDNRQEIPDGSRDSLSRRFTKQTYEAGQDDIKSRPIVSGDELSSYRIAPLHQRIQHYRLYTSNSFKTGDGSVNTSLGFQQSIRREYNHPTVPEQAGLYVVLNTINYDVRYNLPAFGGVETTIGVNGIYQTNRSKAATDFPIPDYNLFDAGSFLFAKKSFGRIDVSGGIRYDNRHISWNNFYVGADAQTGFGKQALLPDTAGANLQFPSFKHTYQGISGSLGLTYNLSDRLLLKANIARGYRAPNITEIGSNGLDPGAHIVYLGNRSFNPEFSLQQDIGFIAYLPDMDIVAEAFNNNIDNYIYQAKVNDADGNPVIIVPGNSTYQYQQSKARLYGAELTLNLHPQSIKWLALDNSIAWVTGINKNQQLIARYGNAAKYLPFIPPLHIRSALKLNLPSTYGLFTKLNARLEADSYANQNHFYALDNTETYTKGYTLFNAGLGFTIKPAKAATCFYEFFIQADNIFDTAYQANLNRLKYFEYYQASPNGHTGIYNMGRNISFKAILHF from the coding sequence ATGCGAACACTATTTTTACTATTTTCATTACTTGCTACTAATACCTTATTTGCTCAAACCGGAGTTTTAAAAGGTCGTGTTTTGGCCAATAATCTGCCATTATCATACGCGTCGGTAAATGTTAAGGGTACCGGAAAGGGAGCCAGTACAAACACAAAGGGCTATTTCGAAATCAAAAACATACCTGCGGGCACCTATGGCATTACTATTACCAGTATAGGGTACGAAGCCGAAACGCTGAGTATCACCATCAGTGCCGATAACCCGGTTGTTCATGACATCAGCCTGAAAGAAAAGCCTTCTAAATTAAACGAGGTTGTGGTTACCGGCGTATCACGTGCTACCCAGCTGCGGAGCAACCCGGTGCCTATAACGGTAATGAGTAAAAAGGAAATTGAGCAGCACGTAAATAATAATATTATTGATGCTGTTATAAAAGGCGTACCCGGCGTAAGCGCGGTTACCACAGGGCCCAATATTTCCAAACCTTTTATCCGCGGCCTGGGTTACAACAGGGTCCTAACCCTGTACGATGGCATACGCCAGGAAGGGCAGCAATGGGGCGATGAACACGGCATTGAGATTGACCAGTATGGCATCGGTCGTGCCGAGGTGGTAAAAGGCCCAGCCAGTTTAACTTACGGCTCCGATGCGCTTGCCGGGGTGATCAACCTTATCCCCTATATTCCTAACGGCGACGACGGCAAACTGAATGGCGATGTAATAGCCGATTACCATACCAATAACGGCATGGTGGGTACCTCTGTTGGCTTATCATACAAAAAAAATAACTGGAAATATGCTTTTCGTGCCACCGCAAAAACAGCGCATGATTATCAAAATAAAATTGACGGCTTTGTATACAATACCGGCTACCGCGAATTTAATTTATCGGGCATTGCCCGGGTTGATAAATCATGGGGATACTCGCAAATTGGCGCTACCCTGTATGATAACCGCCAGGAAATACCCGACGGCAGCCGCGACTCGCTGAGCCGCCGGTTTACTAAACAAACTTACGAAGCCGGACAGGACGATATTAAAAGCCGTCCTATAGTTTCCGGCGATGAGCTTAGCTCCTATCGTATTGCTCCGCTACACCAGCGTATACAGCATTATCGTTTATATACTTCCAATTCTTTTAAAACCGGCGATGGCAGCGTTAACACATCACTGGGTTTTCAGCAAAGCATCCGCAGGGAATATAATCACCCAACCGTACCTGAACAAGCAGGCTTATACGTAGTGCTCAATACCATAAATTACGATGTACGTTATAACCTGCCTGCGTTTGGCGGTGTTGAAACTACCATAGGCGTTAACGGCATTTACCAAACCAACCGCAGCAAGGCCGCCACTGATTTTCCGATACCAGACTATAACCTGTTCGACGCCGGTAGCTTCCTGTTCGCTAAAAAAAGCTTTGGGAGGATTGATGTTTCCGGCGGCATCCGTTACGATAACCGGCACATCAGCTGGAACAATTTTTATGTGGGCGCTGATGCGCAAACCGGTTTTGGCAAACAGGCGCTCCTGCCCGACACCGCCGGTGCCAACCTGCAGTTTCCCTCGTTTAAACATACTTATCAGGGCATTTCGGGCAGCCTGGGGCTTACCTATAATCTTAGCGACCGCCTGCTGTTAAAAGCCAATATAGCACGCGGGTACCGGGCGCCTAATATTACCGAAATTGGTTCAAACGGGCTCGACCCGGGCGCGCACATTGTTTACCTGGGTAACCGCAGCTTTAATCCTGAATTTAGCTTGCAGCAGGATATAGGCTTTATTGCCTATTTGCCCGATATGGACATTGTTGCCGAGGCATTTAACAATAATATTGATAACTACATTTACCAGGCCAAGGTTAATGATGCCGATGGCAACCCGGTTATCATTGTACCCGGCAATAGTACCTACCAATACCAGCAATCAAAAGCGCGATTATACGGGGCCGAACTTACCCTTAATTTGCACCCGCAAAGCATTAAATGGCTGGCCCTCGATAACAGTATTGCCTGGGTAACCGGTATTAATAAAAATCAGCAGCTAATAGCCCGTTATGGCAATGCCGCCAAATACCTGCCCTTTATACCTCCGCTGCATATCCGGTCGGCCCTAAAGTTGAACCTGCCCAGTACTTATGGCCTGTTTACAAAACTGAACGCCCGTTTAGAGGCAGATAGCTACGCCAATCAAAATCATTTTTACGCTTTAGATAACACCGAAACTTACACCAAAGGATATACGCTTTTTAACGCAGGACTTGGCTTTACCATTAAACCGGCAAAAGCAGCCACGTGTTTTTATGAGTTTTTTATACAGGCTGATAATATATTTGATACCGCTTACCAGGCCAATTTAAACCGGCTTAAATATTTTGAATATTACCAGGCATCACCCAACGGGCACACCGGAATTTATAACATGGGGCGTAATATTAGTTTTAAGGCTATTTTGCATTTTTAA
- a CDS encoding pyruvate dehydrogenase complex E1 component subunit beta → MREIQFREALREAMVEEMRSDDKIYLMGEEVAEYNGAYKVSQGMLDEFGAKRVIDTPISELGFAGIGIGSAMNGLRPIIEFMTFNFSLVAIDQIINGAAKIMSMSGGQFSVPIVFRGPTGNAGMLSSQHSQCFENWYANCPGLKVVVPSNPYDAKGLLKSAILDPDPVIFMESELMYGDKGEVPEDTYYIPLGKAKVVKEGTDVTLVGFGKIMKVVVAAAAELEKEGIHAEVIDLRTVRPIDYATVIESVKKTNRLVIIEESWPLGSIATEVAFKVQKDAFDYLDAPILRIMGGDVPLPYAPTLIQEYLPNPERVIKAVKEVMYVTK, encoded by the coding sequence ATGAGAGAAATACAATTCAGAGAAGCGCTAAGAGAGGCCATGGTCGAAGAAATGCGCAGCGACGATAAAATATACCTGATGGGTGAAGAGGTTGCCGAATACAATGGTGCCTATAAAGTAAGTCAGGGTATGCTGGATGAATTTGGTGCTAAACGCGTTATTGATACGCCCATCTCTGAATTAGGCTTTGCCGGTATAGGCATTGGCTCTGCCATGAATGGTTTGCGCCCCATCATCGAGTTCATGACTTTCAACTTCTCACTGGTAGCTATTGACCAGATCATTAACGGAGCTGCCAAGATCATGTCAATGAGCGGCGGTCAGTTTTCAGTTCCGATAGTTTTCCGCGGCCCAACCGGTAACGCGGGTATGCTCAGCTCGCAGCACAGCCAGTGCTTCGAAAACTGGTATGCTAACTGTCCGGGCTTAAAGGTGGTTGTACCATCAAACCCTTATGATGCCAAAGGTTTATTAAAATCAGCTATTCTTGATCCGGATCCGGTTATTTTCATGGAATCTGAATTAATGTATGGCGATAAAGGCGAAGTACCTGAAGATACTTACTATATACCACTGGGTAAAGCTAAGGTGGTTAAAGAAGGTACCGATGTTACTTTAGTTGGCTTTGGCAAGATCATGAAAGTGGTTGTTGCTGCCGCTGCCGAACTAGAAAAAGAAGGCATCCATGCCGAAGTGATCGATCTGCGCACAGTGCGTCCTATTGACTACGCTACCGTTATTGAGTCAGTTAAAAAAACAAACCGTCTGGTAATTATTGAAGAAAGCTGGCCTTTAGGTTCAATTGCTACCGAGGTTGCCTTTAAAGTACAAAAAGACGCGTTTGATTATCTTGATGCTCCTATTCTGCGCATCATGGGCGGCGACGTTCCATTGCCTTATGCACCAACTTTAATACAGGAATACCTGCCAAATCCAGAAAGAGTTATTAAAGCGGTAAAAGAAGTAATGTACGTTACTAAATAA
- a CDS encoding porin family protein — protein MKKYLLSVALLIAVSIGAKAQVSLGVKGGVNFSKISSDNLKNSTLTGYQAGLFARVGNSLYFQPELYLSGTGGKFESSENNQNFSGKVRFTNLNVPLLIGKSFGEKDLNFRVMAGPIYTYQLDKSGSLGDNINGAVDNFNKSNIGYQVGAGVDIGSITADLRYEGGLTKISDSFAKRQNLWALSVGFKIF, from the coding sequence ATGAAAAAGTATTTATTAAGTGTGGCGTTACTGATAGCTGTAAGCATCGGCGCTAAAGCACAAGTATCATTAGGCGTTAAGGGAGGTGTTAATTTTTCAAAAATCAGCTCCGACAATTTAAAGAATTCAACACTTACCGGTTACCAGGCCGGTTTATTTGCCCGCGTGGGTAACAGCTTGTATTTTCAGCCAGAGCTTTATTTAAGCGGAACCGGCGGTAAATTTGAATCGAGCGAAAACAATCAGAATTTTAGCGGTAAAGTAAGATTTACCAACCTGAACGTCCCTTTGCTTATTGGCAAGTCATTTGGTGAAAAAGACCTTAACTTCCGTGTTATGGCAGGCCCTATTTATACCTATCAGTTAGATAAAAGTGGCAGCCTCGGCGATAATATCAACGGAGCGGTTGATAATTTTAACAAAAGTAACATAGGTTACCAGGTAGGCGCAGGTGTTGATATCGGTTCTATCACCGCCGATTTACGTTATGAAGGTGGCTTGACCAAAATAAGCGACAGCTTTGCCAAACGCCAGAATTTATGGGCGTTAAGCGTAGGCTTCAAGATATTTTAA